The Triticum dicoccoides isolate Atlit2015 ecotype Zavitan chromosome 6A, WEW_v2.0, whole genome shotgun sequence genome has a window encoding:
- the LOC119319284 gene encoding probable inorganic phosphate transporter 1-4 yields MARQQLQVLHALDVARTQRYHAWAVVIAGMGFFADAYDIFCITLVTKLLGRIYYQVPGQREPGMLPRRIEAAINGVTFCGMIVGQLLFGWLGDKVGRKKFYGKTIMLMIMGSFLSGLSFGNTADGVMATLCFFRFWLGVGIGGDYPLSATIISEYSNKRTRGSLIAAVFAMEGFGILAGCIVTLVVSATFQARFDPPTYAEDPMASVPPQADYVWRIILMVGAIPAVFTYRWRVMMPETARYTALVARDAEKAARDMSKVLKVEFSGEQDKIEGFTKDRDYGVFSRRFARRHGWHLVGAVASWFVLDIVFYSQIILQEEIFRDIKWIPEANSMSALEEAYRVARAQAIIALCGTLPGYWFTIAFVDVVGRKAIQFLGFTMMKGLMLVVAGFYHQLTQPGRRIWLVVMYAFTFFFANFGPNSTTFIIPAEIFPAHVRTTCHGISSAAGKVGAIVGTFGFLYASQRADGSNETETGYPSGIGVRASLFVLAACNVLGIIFTCLLPEPNGRSLEEVSGEPINGEDADLGDSKVLPL; encoded by the coding sequence ATGGCACGGCAGCAGCTGCAGGTGCTTCACGCGCTGGACGTGGCGAGGACGCAGAGGTACCACGCGTGGGCGGTGGTGATCGCCGGCATGGGCTTCTTCGCCGACGCCTACGACATCTTCTGCATCACCCTGGTCACCAAGCTCCTCGGACGCATCTATTACCAAGTCCCGGGCCAACGAGAGCCCGGGATGCTCCCCCGCCGGATCGAGGCGGCCATCAACGGCGTCACCTTCTGCGGCATGATCGTGGGCCAGCTCTTGTTTGGCTGGCTCGGCGACAAGGTCGGCCGGAAGAAGTTCTACGGCAAGACCATCATGCTCATGATCATGGGCTCCTTCCTCTCCGGCTTGTCGTTCGGGAACACGGCCGACGGCGTCATGGCCACGCTCTGCTTCTTCCGGTTCTGGCTCGGCGTCGGCATCGGCGGAGACTATCCGCTCTCCGCGACCATCATTTCCGAGTACTCCAACAAGAGGACGCGCGGGAGCCTCATCGCGGCCGTGTTTGCCATGGAAGGGTTTGGCATCCTCGCAGGTTGCATTGTCACCTTGGTCGTCTCCGCCACGTTCCAGGCGCGCTTCGACCCGCCGACGTACGCGGAAGACCCCATGGCCTCGGTCCCGCCGCAGGCTGACTACGTGTGGCGCATCATCCTCATGGTGGGCGCCATCCCAGCCGTCTTCACCTACCGCTGGAGGGTGATGATGCCGGAGACGGCGCGCTATACGGCGCTGGTCGCCCGCGACGCCGAGAAGGCCGCGCGCGACATGTCCAAGGTGCTCAAGGTGGAGTTCAGCGGCGAGCAGGACAAGATCGAGGGCTTCACCAAGGACAGGGACTACGGCGTCTTCTCCCGCCGTTTCGCCCGCCGCCACGGCTGGCATCTCGTCGGCGCCGTTGCGTCCTGGTTCGTGCTCGACATCGTCTTCTACTCCCAGATCATTCTCCAGGAGGAGATCTTCAGGGACATCAAGTGGATCCCCGAGGCAAACAGCATGAGCGCGCTCGAGGAAGCGTACCGCGTCGCCCGTGCACAGGCGATCATCGCGCTCTGCGGCACACTACCTGGCTACTGGTTCACCATCGCCTTTGTGGACGTCGTCGGGCGGAAGGCCATCCAGTTCCTCGGCTTCACCATGATGAAGGGTCTCATGCTCGTCGTCGCCGGCTTCTACCACCAACTGACGCAGCCTGGCCGGCGAATCTGGCTGGTGGTCATGTACGCCTTCACCTTCTTCTTTGCCAACTTCGGGCCCAACAGCACCACCTTCATCATACCGGCCGAGATTTTTCCGGCGCACGTCCGGACGACCTGCCACGGGATATCGTCAGCGGCAGGCAAGGTCGGCGCCATTGTCGGGACGTTTGGCTTCCTGTACGCCTCGCAGAGGGCGGACGGCAGCAATGAGACGGAGACCGGGTACCCGTCGGGCATCGGCGTGCGTGCCTCACTGTTCGTGCTGGCCGCGTGCAATGTGTTGGGAATAATTTTCACCTGTCTCCTGCCTGAGCCGAACGGGAGGTCACTGGAGGAGGTGTCCGGCGAGCCCATCAACGGGGAGGACGCAGATTTGGGTGATTCCAAGGTTCTTCCCTTGTAG